From the Triticum urartu cultivar G1812 chromosome 4, Tu2.1, whole genome shotgun sequence genome, the window GGGGACTTTATTGAGCTTCAACAGCGACACAATGTACAAACCATCAATGCAGGGAAGAGCGCCATCAACGATTTTTAGCTCACTGACATCATGCATGTGCTTTAAGACAAGCATCTTCAGGTTGGGAAAGGAGTCTTTAGACAAAACCAAAGTTTTTGCACTGTGCATGTTGTTTAGTCTAAGATATGTGAGGTTCGGCATGTGTGGTGCCATCATCCCCAGTGGATCTTCCCCAAGGTGACACCAGCTTATAGCTAGATACTTGAGGTTTATCCCATGTTTGAGAAAGATCGGGCAATTTAGTGTTCCCTTGGCCCATTGTCCTCTGGTAATCAACCTGTGTAGATATGTAGAATTTGGTTTGAGAGCCTCAAAGCAAAGCGCCTCCTTTGCATCCCTTGCAGAAAGAAGCAAGCTCGAAAGGAGTGGCATAGTTGACAGGGTAGCAAACAGATTTGCACAGTCGTCAGCACTAATGTTATCAATCCACACACTTCTTAGTTGCATCAGTTTCTTCAGCTGCTCTGCCAAGTCAGGGTTGGACTCCACAGTCTCAAGAGTTTGCAGTTCTTCCAAGTTGGATAGCTCTTTAGGTGCTTGCACTCCAATAAAGTACCGGAACTCTGCCTGCTTCTCATCAGCATATCTGTCCGCCAAAAGGTGCCGCAGCTTCTTGATCTTGACAACCCCTCGTGGTAGCTTCTCTATTTGGGTTTGCTTGATGTCCAGAGTGTGGAGGTTAGACAAATTTTCGATGGAGTCTGGAAGTGATCTGACCTTGGTGCGCCGTAACCCGATGTAACGTAGATTGAACATAGACCCTATTGATGTTGGCACTTCAGTGATTTCAGAGTCTTGCAGCTCAAGAACAGCAAGGTAGTTGGATTCTGACAAAATAGAAGATAACATGCCACGGCAGGGTGAAGTTGGTCCAAGTGACAGTACTGTTCGAAGATGTGGAAGTTTAACTTTCACTGCAGTGCCGTCTTTCCATCCACATAATGACAGACGACGAACATCCTTATCCTGCTGCACCAATATCATTGTGGCGTAATCATCTGCTGAAGCAAATCTCTCTTCTTTAGCAACAGACATAGCTAGTTCACGCACAATATCATGCATCTTACAGGTGCTAACTCTACCAAGCTCATCATTCTCTACAACCTCAAGCATATTGCGGTGGATCAATTCCATGAGATTTCCCTCAGCTACCATCTCTGGTGTGTTCTTTTCTTTTCTTACCACAAAGCCTTCGGCAACCCACAGCCGCACAAGGCTTTCACGTGACATGTGATAGTCTTCAGGGAATAGACTGCAGTATAAAAAACAGTTTTTGAGGTCGTCTGGAAGGTCATGGTAGCTCAGGTTTAAAATTGCTCGGACATGATCATTGTTTGACAACTCGCTTCGAAGCTGATTGTATTTTTGATTCCAAATGTCTAATCGTTGTCTTGAAGACAACATGCCACCAATGGTAACAATTGCTAGAGGTAGACCATGACACCTATCAACTATAGAAGTAGCAATCATCTCAAGATCCTTGGGACACATGTGGCCCTTCCGGTTGTAAAAAGCTCTTCTACAGAAGAGGTCAAATGCATCAGACTTGCTCAATGGCTCGAGCTCAAGATGACGGTTGGGAGAAGAAATTCCGGCGACATGGTCCTTCCGTGTCGTAATGATGATCCGACTTCCCGGGAGATCCTGGAGAGCATCATGTATCTGAAAGTACACATCTTGCTCCCAGACATCATCCAGTACAATCAAATACTTTCTGTTTTGAAGTCTCTGCTGTATTTCCTTCTTCAAGTCATGCACATCCATTTTGTCAATACCTGCTGACAATGGTTGTTCGGTATATCCAATCTTCCATAGTAGCTTCCTCAACAGGGCATCAACAGTGTAAACTTGTGACACAACGATCCATGCAtgtgcagggaagttgatctttTCACGTTCATAAACATTTGAAACAAGGGTAGATTTCCCCAACCCACCCATGCCAGATACTGTTATGACGGTATTCTCTGGCTCTGGCTCTTCGGAGTACAACAAGCTGGTCAGCCATATCCTGTTGTTTTCAATTCCTACTAGATCTCCATCTTTGACAAATTCTGGGAAGCTGTCTTGAGACCGCTGCCTTTCTATCTCAGTAAGTGGGTTAGCTACAAGCTGGGAGGGCTGCAACCACTGCTCTTTCATCTTTATAACTAGTTGAATCTCCTTCTCTACTTCAACTATC encodes:
- the LOC125550800 gene encoding disease resistance protein RPM1-like; this encodes MAEAVLIVVTKIGDILLEEATKGIIAKLSEKVTNLKELPVKVEEIKKQLTMMATVIRQIGTVYLTDDVVKSWIGDVRRVAYHVEDVMDKYSYNLLQLQEEGFLKRFFIKGTHYVRVFSEITDEIVEVEKEIQLVIKMKEQWLQPSQLVANPLTEIERQRSQDSFPEFVKDGDLVGIENNRIWLTSLLYSEEPEPENTVITVSGMGGLGKSTLVSNVYEREKINFPAHAWIVVSQVYTVDALLRKLLWKIGYTEQPLSAGIDKMDVHDLKKEIQQRLQNRKYLIVLDDVWEQDVYFQIHDALQDLPGSRIIITTRKDHVAGISSPNRHLELEPLSKSDAFDLFCRRAFYNRKGHMCPKDLEMIATSIVDRCHGLPLAIVTIGGMLSSRQRLDIWNQKYNQLRSELSNNDHVRAILNLSYHDLPDDLKNCFLYCSLFPEDYHMSRESLVRLWVAEGFVVRKEKNTPEMVAEGNLMELIHRNMLEVVENDELGRVSTCKMHDIVRELAMSVAKEERFASADDYATMILVQQDKDVRRLSLCGWKDGTAVKVKLPHLRTVLSLGPTSPCRGMLSSILSESNYLAVLELQDSEITEVPTSIGSMFNLRYIGLRRTKVRSLPDSIENLSNLHTLDIKQTQIEKLPRGVVKIKKLRHLLADRYADEKQAEFRYFIGVQAPKELSNLEELQTLETVESNPDLAEQLKKLMQLRSVWIDNISADDCANLFATLSTMPLLSSLLLSARDAKEALCFEALKPNSTYLHRLITRGQWAKGTLNCPIFLKHGINLKYLAISWCHLGEDPLGMMAPHMPNLTYLRLNNMHSAKTLVLSKDSFPNLKMLVLKHMHDVSELKIVDGALPCIDGLYIVSLLKLNKVPQGIESLRSLKKLWLLSLHKDFRTQWDNEGMHLKMVHVPEVRV